The nucleotide window GCATAAATTCAGAAGAGTGTACACtcatagaagaagaaaaatagcATATTGTCATATAGAAGGACCCATGCAGCAATATCGGACCAGTTTTAAGTCTCAGTCCTTGTTCTCTTTCCTCCTTCTTCAGTTTGAGTGGGCATGGCAGCACCCGCACACCTCTCGGAGGCTCACACATGTGACCCGCCGCAGTCGTAAAGAATCCAGTCTGCAGTTCCACTGGCGTGTAGTCTCCAACATGTTGCGAGTGGCACCCTGGAACCGTCTCCCTCTCACAGTCCGCTGGCTGAAGCAAGAGTATCGTCTAGACTTCGAACCTGGATTACAGCCACCTCTGCACATCCCTCTGACTTTTGGTTGTGTCCGTGCTAAAAAAATGcaacagcaggaggaagaagagacagaaaagagcCGACTGGAACGGTGTCTTCTGTGCAGAGAGGTTGTTAAGGTGTGTATCCATCTGGACCTCTTGGCACCACTCAAGCCTTAAGCTGTGCATTTCTGCTTCTAAGATGACAGCTCTTAGCAAAGAGTTGGATATTAAAAAAGGGATGTATTCTCTGATCCTCTTTGTAAGAATGAGAACTTAAAGATGTAATTTTAAGAAGTAAGCAGTTTAAGTGAAGAGTGGTGTCtcagtgtaaaataaatgttataagcTTATgtcatttggcagatgcttctACCTGGAGCTACGTTTTGTTTTATCATATTACAGACATAGAATCCCAGTCTGCTTCATTAAATGCAATGCTGAGAACTgctgtttttttacattcagaagtgctacgtcttttaaggtagaactatatgtttggggaaaaaattgtttttttgtacGTTGCTGAAGTTGAActaggtttttattcactgtttgaattaccacggAATCTCATTTGTTTCttgagttgtttatttttgtagcactttcaatcTGTTTTACTTTCTTGCATTTAGAgtgagttccaccttaagtaatctgaaattcagccaaaataagtcaatattactcacctatgCAGCAGGAATCAAGcgatatcctcatctcttttcatgacaTTTAATGCTTGGAGGTCCATCCACTgtctaaacacctccagatgccaACTCTCTGCCATGCACAGCATgaaaaagcctagcatatctgACCAGTACGCTTTGTTTTGTACCTATTTACATAAACTAGGGTTTTGTGAACatattagactggtttccaggaTGCTTACAGACTGGAGAACTAGCACATTCTGAATTGTATaagaagtgtttttgtttaaaactgtGAACATCACTTTTTAAGTACAGCAGTGTTAACCACTACATTACATCAGCTGATAATAATGTGACTTCTTGTTTCTTTCAGGCTGCAGATAGACTGTCCTGTTTCCATCCTTCCTGTAAGATGCTTTGCCATGTGATTTGCTTGGCTAAACATTTTCTGAAGTCAGAGCCCACCCACCTGCTTCCTGTAGAAGGGGAGTGTCCTTGCTGCCACCACTCACTGCTGTGGGGTAATTTGATTCGCCATAAAAATGGTTGTTATGGTGATCTAGAAGAAATTGCTTCATATTCATCTCAGGTAAGTACATGCTCTACTGCATTTAC belongs to Hoplias malabaricus isolate fHopMal1 chromosome 9, fHopMal1.hap1, whole genome shotgun sequence and includes:
- the slx1b gene encoding structure-specific endonuclease subunit SLX1, which produces MVVEVESFFGVYMLYCTNPKFKGRIYIGFTVNPERRIGQHNAGRHKGGAKRTSGRGPWEMVLIIHGFPSDIAALRFEWAWQHPHTSRRLTHVTRRSRKESSLQFHWRVVSNMLRVAPWNRLPLTVRWLKQEYRLDFEPGLQPPLHIPLTFGCVRAKKMQQQEEEETEKSRLERCLLCREVVKAADRLSCFHPSCKMLCHVICLAKHFLKSEPTHLLPVEGECPCCHHSLLWGNLIRHKNGCYGDLEEIASYSSQSHWADELQI